The following are from one region of the Anguilla rostrata isolate EN2019 chromosome 7, ASM1855537v3, whole genome shotgun sequence genome:
- the LOC135258635 gene encoding proline-rich protein HaeIII subfamily 1-like has translation MPQSISGGPRICPPLAGKYSKPSAPEPAVPQRPPEPSRAPERPPALPVVPQGPPPPAPPQVPEGPPSPAPLRAPEGPPEPPRASESPPEPPRAPESPPEPPRAPERPPEPPRAPEGPPEPPRAPERPSAPSVVRQGPPAPSVVRQGPPAPSVVRQGPPALPVVPQGPPALSVVLRGPPALPAVPRGPPALPIVPQGTPRPALAAVPQAKPPALPSVHAMPSVHALPSVHALPNCPSSPWCPSSPRCPSSPWCWRSSWCRHSP, from the exons ATGCCTCAAAGTATCTCCGGGGGGCCGCGGATATGCCCCCCTCTGGCCGGGAAGTACTCCAAGCCCAGCGCACCGGAGCCCGCCGTCCCGCAGAGGCCCCctgagccgtccagagccccagagaggccgcctgctctgcccgttgtcccgcagggcccacctccgcctgctccgccccaagtcccggaggggcctccGTCGCCTGCTCCGCTCCGAGCCCCGGAGGGCcctccagagccgcctcgagcctcGGAGAGCcctccagagccgcctcgagccccggagagccctccagagccgcctcgagccccggagagacctccagagccgcctcgagccccggaggggcctccagagccgcctcgagccccggagaggccatCTGCTCCGTCTGTTGTCCGGCAGGGGCCGCCGGCTCCGTCTGTTGTCCGGCAGGGGCCGCCGGCTCCGTCTGTTGTCCGGCAGGGTCCGCCGGCTCTgcccgttgtcccgcaggggccgccggcTCTGTCCGTTGTCCTGCGggggccgcctgctctgcccgctGTCCCACGggggccgcctgctctgcccattGTTCCGCAGGGGACGCCTCGGCCTGCCTTGGCCGCTGTTCCGCAGGCgaagccacctgccttgcccaGTGTCCATGCCATGCCCAGTGTCCATGCCTTGCCCAGTGTCCATGCCTTGCCCAAT tgtccgtcctccccctggtgtccatccTCCCCCCGGTGTCCGTCCTCCCCCTGGTGTTGGCGCTCCTCCTGGTGTCGTCACTCCCCCTAG